TCCAAGAACTTCGCCATTACACTGATAAGATCAATTTTAAGTAGTTAGATAAGGATCACGGCCGTGCCAGCAAAAAACCAAGCCTCTGAAGAATCCGCTTTTAAAAATTGGATCAACGAGGACTTGGTGAAAAGGACGGCCCATCATATCCAATTTCACTACCCTACTTTTGCTAGTAAAGAGTTTATAAAAGTTAGCCATGAACTACCGGCCTTGGAACTAAAACCAAGGATGCGCCTGATTTGTGATTTTTTAAAAACTCATCTGCCATCGGATTATAAAAAGGCGTTGGCGATTTTGATGAAGGCGGCGACGGAGCCATCGCCAAAAATGAAACCGTTAGCCGGTTTTGATCTTTGGGCCTTCACCGAATTTGTTCAACGATATGGACTTGAAGATTTCGATGAATCCGTGGCAGCACTTAAAGAGTTAACCTCTAGGTTCACTGGTGAGTTTGCAATCAGACCGTTCTTGATCAAAGAAGAAAAAAGAACACTTAAAGTACTACATCAATGGGCAAAAGACCCCAATCACCACGTGCGAAGATTGGTTTCCGAGGGCTCAAGACCAAGGCTTCCCTGGGGTGAACAGTTAAAGCACTTTATTAAAGACCCCGCGCAAACCATAGAACTTTTAGAAAAATTAAAATACGACGAAGAACTGTATGTTAGAAAGTCAGTCGCCAATCATTTGAATGATATCTCAAAAGATCATCCAAAACTTGCAGTTCAGGTGGCAAGCAAGTGGCTCAAAGAAGCGCCGGAAAAACATAAAGTAAAGATAAAGTGGATCGTAAAACACGCCTTAAGAACTCTTTTAAAGAAGGGCGATAAGGATGCATTGAAGCTTTTAGGTTTCGAAAACTTAGCCAAAGTCGAAATCCAAAACTTCAAACTGGCAAAAAAAGAAGTCAAAGTAGGCGACTCGTTAGAATTCGCCTTCGATCTAAAATCCCCAAAAGACTGCCAAGTCATGATCGACTATTTGGTCCACCACCAAAAAAACAACGGCGAAACCGCCCCCAAAGTTTTCAAACTCGCGATCAAAAACCTAAAGGCCAAAGAAGCTTTGGCTTTAAAAAAGAAACATTCATTCAAACCGATAACCACAAGAACCTACTACCCCGGCACCCACTTCATTGAAATCATGGTCAACGGAGTCCTACTAGCAAAAGCCAAGTTCGAACTAAAAACCAAGTAACAAAAAGTTTTATGTTACATGCGAACTTGCCCCCAAACTCTCCACCACCGATCCGGTAACGCAGCATGGACGTAAAAAAGAACCAGGCACCTCCAGCGCTCTCGGCAGAGGCACCAAAGTGCTGAGGTATTTCATTTGGATATTTCCGGAGTTTTGACTAACGCACCGTAGACCCAAAAAAGAAGCAGGCACCTTTTCCCCCTAACAGTTCCAGCTTTCGGGATGGATAAAGGGGGCTGCTCTGCTGGCAAAACCGAGTTCCACAGCGCCCGAAAAATCAGCAGTAGTAATCAGAAAACAAAAGACAAAAAAAAGGGAAGCCAAGATGGCTCCCCTTCGCGCGAGGACTGTCTGAGTGTTTTGCCAGCAGAGCAGCCCCCTTTAACCAACCCGAAAGCGGGTCAATTAGTAACGGTAATGTTCAGGTTTGAACGGACCTTGTGGAGACATGTGCAAGTACTTAGCTTGTTTTGAAGAAAGCTTAGTCAACTTAACGCCAAGTTTATCCAAGTGAAGTGCCGCCACTTTTTCATCAAGGTGTTTTGGTAAACGGTAAACCGCAAGCTCTTGGTACTTATCACGGTTCATGAAAAGTTCCATTTGCGCCAAAACTTGGTTTGTGAAGCTGTTCGACATAACGAAGCTTGGGTGGCCAGTAGCACAACCAAGATTTACCAAGCGGCCTTTTGCAAGGACGATGATTTGTTTGCCGTTTTTCAAAGTGTGGATGTCCACTTGAGGTTTAACTTCGCGGATTTTTGAATTCTTGTTCAACCAAGCCATGTCGATTTCGATATCGAAGTGACCGATGTTGCACACGATCGCGTTGTTTTTCATAGAGTTGAAGTGCTTATCAGTGATGATATCGCAGCAGCCAGTCGCTGTTACAAAGATATCAGCGATTTTTGCGGCTTCATCCATAGTAGTAACTTCGAAACCTTCCATAGCTGCTTGCAATGCGCAGATAGGATCGATTTCAGTGATAAGAACGCGAGCACCAAGACCACGAAGTGAATGCGCAGAACCTTTACCTACGTCGCCGTAACCAGCAACTACACAGATTTTACCAGCAACCATCACGTCAGTTGCACGTTTGATACCGTCAGCAAGTGATTCGCGGCAACCGTACAAGTTGTCGAATTTAGATTTAGTTACAGAGTCATTGATGTTGATTGCAGGAACTTTTAGTTTTCCAGCTTTCAAAAGAACCTCTAGATTGTGAACACCAGTTGTTGTCTCTTCAGAGATACCGATGATCTTTTTCATTTCTTTTGCAAAACGTGGTTCATGCATCATGTTCGTCAAATCACCACCGTCATCAAGGATCATGTTGAAGCCTTCTTTGCCCCAGCCAGTGATAGTTTGTTCGATACACCAGTTGAACTCTTCTTCAGTTAGACCTTTCCAAGCAAATACTGGGATACCCGCAGCAGCGATAGCTACAGCAGCGTGATCTTGAGTAGAGAAGATGTTGCAAGAAGACCAACGGATTTCAGCGCCCAGTTCTACAAGTGTTTCAATAAGAACTGCAGTTTGGATTGTCATGTGAAGGCAACCAGAAATGCGTGCACCTTTAAGAGGTTGTTGTTTTTTATATTCTTTACGAAGTGCCATCAAACCTGGCATCTCAGTTTCAGCGATTTTGATTTCTTCACGGCCCCATTTAGCCAATTTATCGAAAACCTCTGGGTTTTCCATCGCCTCTTTGCAAACTCTGAAATCGCCAGTAACAGCTTTTGATTTCGGTTGAGCTTTAGTAGCAGTCTTTGCGTTTTTTTTCATAGCGGATTTTCCGTTCGTCGTCGTTAATGACATTGATTTATCCTTACGTTGTTACTTATCAAAATTAATTCAAAAAAAGTTCTAAGGTAAAGTCAGAACTTCGTAGCCGGTGTCAGTCACAAGCACCGTGTGCTCAAACTGCGCTGATAACAAGCCATCGGCCGTGTGATAATATTTAATACTCGATCCGTGGATGGAATATTCAATAATCTCATCAGTACCCTGATTTACCATAGGCTCTACAGTGATACAATGGAAGGGAACAAGGCGATCCCCTTTTCCTTTTTTCCCGAATGAAGGAACAAATGGCTCCTCATGGAAAATACGCCCCACACCGTGACCACCGATTTCTTTGACAGTGGTGTACCCCTTACGAGTCACAAGCTTATTGGTTTCAAAACCAATATCACCCGTGAATCCATTCGGAGTGATCATCTCAATCCCCTTGTCGCGGGCCATCATCGCGGTTTCTACAAGATCTTTAGCTTCATCAGAAACATTGCCGATCATGTACATTTTTGAAGTATCACCAAAGAAACCATCAATCCAGGCAGTGACATCGACGTTGATGATATCGCCATCTTTAAGAATGGTCTTATCATCAGGAACACCATGACAAACTACCTCATTCACTGAAGTGCAAGTGTACTTAGGATAACCATGATAACCCAAACAAGCGGACTTCGCCCCTTTAGTCATCATGAAATCATTGGCCAACTTATCAATCTCGTTGGTTGTGATCCCGGCTTTTACGTATTTATCAAGATAGGTCAATGTATCGGCTGCAATACGGCAAGCACGAGTCATCTTTTTGATTTCTTCTAACGAAAGAGGCTTAATTCCCATAGACCGACTTTATAACATGGGTCTAGCTACTTGGATAGGCCGTAAATTGCGGAAAATAAGAGAGAAATTTCACTCTAAGCATCAAATTCAATAAATAAGAATTGAATGGTCTTCCATAACAACCCTGCCCCAAAAACAGACCAAAGAAAGCTAGAAGCATTCCCATAAAGCCACAACTAAGTTAAAAAATGAATCCGCCCCTGCGAACACAAAGTGCAGCATCCCCGTAGCGACGACGAAGTCGAGCACCAAAGGCGACCACGAAGTGGAGCAAGGTACGAAAACAGAGCCAAGGGTTGATCAAAAAGGGTCGTATACAAGGCGGACTGGTATTCCCGCAGCGCAGGCGTGGCAGCGCCACGTCGGAGCGAGGACAATACCAGTCCAACGCAGCCCGAAGGGTGAATGGCAAAGCCATTCATAGACGACCCTTTTTCATCAACCCGCCTCGAAGGCAAAAAAAAAAAGCCTGGGTAATCCCAGGCTTTTTTCGACTTAGTTAAAATCTAAGGCCTATTTAAGGTGCTTAGAAACTAGTTTAGTCATATCGAACATAGAAACAGTAGTTTTTCCGCCGAAAACTTCTTTAAGTTTTGCATCAGCGTTGATGTTTCTTCTGTTTTTAGAATCTTGAAGATTGTTCTTTTTGATGTAAGCCCAAAGTTTTTTAACAACTTCAGTGCGTGGAAGTGGAGAAGCACCAACAACTGCTGCCAAAGCTGCAGATGGAGTCAACGCTTTCATGAATGCAGCGTTTGGTTTACGTGCAGATTTTGCTTTTGGAGCAGCTTTTTTAGCAGCAGCTTTTTTAGGAGCAGCAGCTTTTTTTGGAGCAGCTTTTTTCGCAGTAGCTTTTTTTGCAGGAGCAGCTTTTTTAGCTGCAGCTTTCTTAGTGGTAGCTTTCTTAGCTTTCGCCATTCGTAATTCCTCCGTTAGGTTTTTAGTCTCGTTTTTTATACGAATGAGCTTAGTGTGTATCTAAGTCCAGTCGTTTGTCCAAAAAAAAATGCAGGTAAAATCATTTTTTTTTCAACACCTTCAAAGGGAAAATCCCTGAAAACGGCCTTTTTCCCCTCGGAAAACCCGTTTTTTCCCTAGGAAAATGGCTGTTTTACCTATGAAAAAGGCCTATTTCCCTAGGGAAAAATGCTTCTGGACTAAGGCAAAACCCACCTGAACCGATAAGTTCAGCATGAGTTTTCAAGCAAGTTTTAAGCAGATTCTTAGAGAGAAAATGGGTGAAAACACCTCTTCCTCCTCTGCTAAAATGACGGATCCCTCTTTGAACGACCCTGCTCACATGGCTTATTTGCTAGGGAAAATAGGTCGTTTGGAGTTACAAACTCCCCGTGGACAATATCCTGCGCCGAAGGTACGTCCACAACGAAAGCCCCACTCTTTCAATCACTCACAACGCCAAGCTTATGAATTCATGAAGTCATGGATCCATGATCTTAACGAAGGCTTTACTGCCAACGAATTGAAGAAAGCTTTCCGTCAGGCTGCGATCATTTTGCATCCCGATCACGGGGGGAACACTGAACAATTCATCGATCTTAAAGCTCACTATGAGACG
This is a stretch of genomic DNA from Bdellovibrio reynosensis. It encodes these proteins:
- the ahcY gene encoding adenosylhomocysteinase, which produces MSLTTTNGKSAMKKNAKTATKAQPKSKAVTGDFRVCKEAMENPEVFDKLAKWGREEIKIAETEMPGLMALRKEYKKQQPLKGARISGCLHMTIQTAVLIETLVELGAEIRWSSCNIFSTQDHAAVAIAAAGIPVFAWKGLTEEEFNWCIEQTITGWGKEGFNMILDDGGDLTNMMHEPRFAKEMKKIIGISEETTTGVHNLEVLLKAGKLKVPAININDSVTKSKFDNLYGCRESLADGIKRATDVMVAGKICVVAGYGDVGKGSAHSLRGLGARVLITEIDPICALQAAMEGFEVTTMDEAAKIADIFVTATGCCDIITDKHFNSMKNNAIVCNIGHFDIEIDMAWLNKNSKIREVKPQVDIHTLKNGKQIIVLAKGRLVNLGCATGHPSFVMSNSFTNQVLAQMELFMNRDKYQELAVYRLPKHLDEKVAALHLDKLGVKLTKLSSKQAKYLHMSPQGPFKPEHYRY
- the map gene encoding type I methionyl aminopeptidase encodes the protein MGIKPLSLEEIKKMTRACRIAADTLTYLDKYVKAGITTNEIDKLANDFMMTKGAKSACLGYHGYPKYTCTSVNEVVCHGVPDDKTILKDGDIINVDVTAWIDGFFGDTSKMYMIGNVSDEAKDLVETAMMARDKGIEMITPNGFTGDIGFETNKLVTRKGYTTVKEIGGHGVGRIFHEEPFVPSFGKKGKGDRLVPFHCITVEPMVNQGTDEIIEYSIHGSSIKYYHTADGLLSAQFEHTVLVTDTGYEVLTLP
- a CDS encoding DNA alkylation repair protein is translated as MPAKNQASEESAFKNWINEDLVKRTAHHIQFHYPTFASKEFIKVSHELPALELKPRMRLICDFLKTHLPSDYKKALAILMKAATEPSPKMKPLAGFDLWAFTEFVQRYGLEDFDESVAALKELTSRFTGEFAIRPFLIKEEKRTLKVLHQWAKDPNHHVRRLVSEGSRPRLPWGEQLKHFIKDPAQTIELLEKLKYDEELYVRKSVANHLNDISKDHPKLAVQVASKWLKEAPEKHKVKIKWIVKHALRTLLKKGDKDALKLLGFENLAKVEIQNFKLAKKEVKVGDSLEFAFDLKSPKDCQVMIDYLVHHQKNNGETAPKVFKLAIKNLKAKEALALKKKHSFKPITTRTYYPGTHFIEIMVNGVLLAKAKFELKTK
- a CDS encoding J domain-containing protein encodes the protein MSFQASFKQILREKMGENTSSSSAKMTDPSLNDPAHMAYLLGKIGRLELQTPRGQYPAPKVRPQRKPHSFNHSQRQAYEFMKSWIHDLNEGFTANELKKAFRQAAIILHPDHGGNTEQFIDLKAHYETLKGLTP
- a CDS encoding SWIB/MDM2 domain-containing protein → MAKAKKATTKKAAAKKAAPAKKATAKKAAPKKAAAPKKAAAKKAAPKAKSARKPNAAFMKALTPSAALAAVVGASPLPRTEVVKKLWAYIKKNNLQDSKNRRNINADAKLKEVFGGKTTVSMFDMTKLVSKHLK